AGCAATTCGTCTTTCTCAGGCTGGGCAATCTTACTGATTCTTCCTCCGAGCAGGGTGTCCTGCAATTCCTTTACTAAATTTGCTATTACAACTCCATCTAAGGCCATATAGTTCTCCTTACCTCTCTATATCAATAGGTTAAATTTTGATAATAAGCAGATGATATTTCTTATTCTACATATTTTGCCTGCTTGTTTATTCAAGCATTATATCACAAAACGCTGGAATTGGATATATTTTTCATCATGGAAAGAATTCCATAGTATCAAATTCGGCCTAGCTGGATATCTTATAGAATATATGTAAAAAAATACTTGCAATTATGACATATTTCTGATATTATTAAAAAATCAAATACAAGGGCGCATTTGACTTTTTTATTGCGCTCTTTTTTATTGTTTAAATTGGTAAAAATTGTTTTGTTTTATAATAAAGGAGATAAAAAAATGGGATATGTTGATGAAGTAATTGAATTGGTTGTTAAGAAAAACCCGGCTGAGCCGGAGTTCCATCAAGCTGTTAAGGAAGTACTGGAATCCTTACGTGCAGTTGTTGATGCAAATGAAGAAAAATTCAGAAAGGAAGGACTTCTTGAAAGACTTGTTGAACCGGATAGACAGATTAAGTTCAGAGTACCGTGGGTAGATGATAATGGTAATGTACAAGTGAATACCGGTTATCGTGTACAGTTCAACAATGCGATTGGACCTTATAAGGGCGGATTACGCTTACATCCTTCCGTAAACCTTGGAATTATTAAGTTCTTGGGCTTCGAGCAGATATTTAAAAACTCCTTAACAGGTCTTCCAATTGGTGGTGGTAAGGGAGGTTCTGACTTCGATCCTAAGGGCAAATCAGACAGAGAAGTATTAGCTTTCTGCACCAGCTTTATCACCGAATTATATAAATACATTGGTGCTGATGTTGACGTGCCTGCTGGTGATATCGGTACCGGAGCTAGAGAAATTGGTTATATGTATGGTCAATATAAGAAGATCACTGGCTCCTATGAAGGTGTATTAACCGGTAAGGGATTAACCTTTGGTGGTTCCTTGGCTAGAACAGAAGCAACTGGTTATGGTTTATTATACTTAACAGAAGAAATGTTAAAATGCAATGGTAAGGATATCAAAGGTAAGATTGTTACAGTATCTGGATCAGGTAATGTTGCAATTTATGCAATACAGAAGGCTCATCAGCTTGGTGCGAAATGCGTAACCTGTAGCGATTCTAACGGTTGGGTTTATGATCCGGATGGTATTGATGTAGAAGCTCTTAAAGAAATCAAGGAAGTTAAGCGTGAAAGATTAACAGAATACAAGAAATACAGACCGAATTCCGAATATCATGAAGGAAGAGGCGTATGGACAGTAAAATGTGACGTAGCACTTCCTTGCGCTACACAGAACGAATTACTTCTTGAGGATGCAAAGGTATTGGTGGCAAACGGCTGTATCGCTGTTGCCGAAGGTGCTAACATGCCTACTACTTTAGATGCAACAGAGTACTTACAGAAGAACGGAGTAATGTTTGCACCGGGTAAAGCTGCAAACGCTGGTGGTGTTGCTACCTCTGCTCTGGAAATGACACAGAACAGTGAACGTTTAAGCTGGACCTTTGAGGAAGTAGACTCAAAGTTAAAGCAAATCATGGTTAATATCTTCCACAACCTGGACGATGCTGCAAAAAGATACAATGCAGAAGGCAACTATGTTGTAGGTGCGAATATTGCAGGATTTGAGAAGGTTGCAAATGCTATGTTGGCTCAGGGCATCTGGTAGAATAGAAAGTAAGAAATGAAATAAATAATGCTTATAAAAGCTGCTGAAATCAGTTATTAGTTTACTGATTTTTGCAGCTTTTTTGTTGGTGTCTCATTCTTTATAAGATCACCATTCCCTCTACATAATATCTTCACATCCTATTGTTATGATACCCATAGTTAAACCGTACCGGCATCGGAGAGCATTCTCTGATGTGTGTAGATCTTCAGAAAGGAATGGCTTTTTCATGACATCGAGTATAATAACAAAGACATTGACGGTTGAAAATATGACTTGTGCTCATTGTGAAAATGTTATTGAGCATGAGTTGTCCGCCTTAGAGGGTGTGAAGAGTGTAATAGCCAGCTATTCCAAAGGAGTAGTGGTTATAACCTACGATAAGAATAGAACAGATCTCAGAAAAATTAAAGAAGTGTTAGCATTACACGATTATATGATACAGGAGAAGGTACCACAGAAGGCTGAAAATGGTTATGATATTACAAATACGATAGGAATATTGTTAATTATACTGGCTGTTTATATTGTAATAAAGCGTTTTGGATTATGGAATATAATAAATCTTTTCCCCGTAGCCAGGGAGGGAATGGGCTATGGAATGCTATTTCTAATTGGATTATTAACGTCAGTTCACTGTGTGGCAATGTGTGGAGGTATTTGTCTGTCACAATGCGTCACAAGTAATAAGGAAGGAAATGAACGAGATAATCGGTTTTCTTCGTTGAAGCCGAGTTTCCTATATAATATTGGAAGAATTATATCCTATACAGTGATTGGCGGTATCGTTGGAGCACTTGGATCGGTAATCAGCTTTTCTGGAGCAATGAAGGGGATTGTGCAAATAATTGCAGGTGCCTTTATGTTGATCATGGGACTCAACATGCTGAATGCAGTTCCCTGGCTTCGTAAATTCAGTCCGAGAATGCCTAAAGCTGTTGCTAAATTGATATATGCGAAAAGGGGTGTCAGTAGTCCGTTCATCATTGGTGTATTGAATGGTTTAATGCCCTGTGGTCCGTTACAGGCAATGCAGATATATGCTTTGTCAACGGGAAGCCCAGTCAGGGGAGCCTTGTCCATGTTCCTGTTTAGTGTTGGAACGGTTCCACTGATGTTTACATTTGGAGTATTAAGTTCCGTACTGAATAAAAAGTATACTGGAAAAATGATGACAGCAAGTGCTGTTCTTGTACTAGTACTTGGAGTGTTCATGTTCAACAGTGGGATCGCCTTATCCGGTTTTACCTTTCCGACCATACCAATTTCCACCGAGCAGGAAGCATCGAGTAATATTGCCAGAATTGATGGGA
The nucleotide sequence above comes from Variimorphobacter saccharofermentans. Encoded proteins:
- the gdhA gene encoding NADP-specific glutamate dehydrogenase — protein: MGYVDEVIELVVKKNPAEPEFHQAVKEVLESLRAVVDANEEKFRKEGLLERLVEPDRQIKFRVPWVDDNGNVQVNTGYRVQFNNAIGPYKGGLRLHPSVNLGIIKFLGFEQIFKNSLTGLPIGGGKGGSDFDPKGKSDREVLAFCTSFITELYKYIGADVDVPAGDIGTGAREIGYMYGQYKKITGSYEGVLTGKGLTFGGSLARTEATGYGLLYLTEEMLKCNGKDIKGKIVTVSGSGNVAIYAIQKAHQLGAKCVTCSDSNGWVYDPDGIDVEALKEIKEVKRERLTEYKKYRPNSEYHEGRGVWTVKCDVALPCATQNELLLEDAKVLVANGCIAVAEGANMPTTLDATEYLQKNGVMFAPGKAANAGGVATSALEMTQNSERLSWTFEEVDSKLKQIMVNIFHNLDDAAKRYNAEGNYVVGANIAGFEKVANAMLAQGIW
- a CDS encoding urease accessory protein UreH domain-containing protein encodes the protein MTSSIITKTLTVENMTCAHCENVIEHELSALEGVKSVIASYSKGVVVITYDKNRTDLRKIKEVLALHDYMIQEKVPQKAENGYDITNTIGILLIILAVYIVIKRFGLWNIINLFPVAREGMGYGMLFLIGLLTSVHCVAMCGGICLSQCVTSNKEGNERDNRFSSLKPSFLYNIGRIISYTVIGGIVGALGSVISFSGAMKGIVQIIAGAFMLIMGLNMLNAVPWLRKFSPRMPKAVAKLIYAKRGVSSPFIIGVLNGLMPCGPLQAMQIYALSTGSPVRGALSMFLFSVGTVPLMFTFGVLSSVLNKKYTGKMMTASAVLVLVLGVFMFNSGIALSGFTFPTIPISTEQEASSNIARIDGNVQIVTTGLASGRYEPITVQKGIPVKWIIQAEARDVNGCNNAIIVPKYNLQVGLKEGDNLIEFTPEESGIVPFSCWMGMIRSKITIVDDLNEVNERNQNK